In Sedimenticola thiotaurini, the following proteins share a genomic window:
- the rsgA gene encoding small ribosomal subunit biogenesis GTPase RsgA: MAKRRLTQRQRERIKAIQERRREKLRQQVDELISESGTGHALEGLVVTRHGQNLVVSDDSGHYTHCLSRQNIGQVVCGDRVVWQPTGDNQGVVTAILPRDTALIRPNYSGEQRALAANITQLVIVLAPEPAPTPYLVDQYLVAAEQIGVNTLIALNKRDLMDEAALAAFEQQFGHYPQIGYPLIEISAKYEHGLDPLIDRLNDQTSILVGQSGVGKSSLVNALLPDIEIQVGRLSAASGQGCHTTSATTLYQLPSGGMLIDSPGVRSFRLGKLALEELANGFIEFREFLGHCRFSNCSHQHEPGCALQQAVADGKITPQRLANYLHMAEGMTPLHS, from the coding sequence ATGGCAAAACGGAGATTGACCCAGCGTCAGCGTGAGCGGATTAAGGCGATACAGGAGCGACGAAGAGAGAAGCTGAGGCAGCAGGTGGATGAGCTGATCAGCGAGTCCGGAACGGGTCACGCACTTGAAGGGTTGGTGGTAACACGACACGGACAGAACCTGGTGGTGAGCGATGACTCGGGTCACTACACCCACTGTCTGAGCCGGCAAAACATCGGCCAGGTTGTCTGTGGTGATCGGGTGGTCTGGCAGCCCACCGGTGACAATCAGGGCGTGGTCACCGCCATTCTGCCCCGGGATACGGCCCTGATCCGTCCCAACTACAGCGGTGAACAGCGCGCCCTGGCGGCAAACATCACCCAACTGGTCATCGTGCTGGCACCCGAGCCCGCCCCCACCCCCTATCTGGTGGACCAGTATCTGGTGGCCGCAGAACAGATCGGGGTAAACACCCTGATCGCACTGAACAAACGGGATCTGATGGACGAAGCAGCACTGGCCGCATTTGAGCAGCAGTTCGGACATTACCCCCAGATCGGTTACCCACTGATCGAGATCAGCGCAAAATATGAACACGGGCTGGATCCGCTGATCGATCGACTCAACGACCAGACCAGCATCCTGGTCGGCCAATCCGGCGTCGGCAAATCATCACTGGTCAATGCCCTGCTACCGGATATCGAAATTCAGGTCGGCCGCCTGTCGGCGGCCTCTGGCCAGGGGTGTCACACCACCTCGGCCACCACCCTCTACCAGCTACCCAGCGGCGGCATGCTGATCGACTCCCCCGGGGTACGCAGTTTCCGCTTGGGAAAACTGGCCCTGGAGGAGTTGGCCAACGGTTTTATTGAGTTCCGGGAATTCCTCGGCCACTGCCGATTCAGTAACTGCAGCCATCAGCATGAGCCGGGCTGTGCCCTGCAACAAGCGGTCGCTGACGGAAAAATCACGCCGCAACGGTTGGCCAACTATCTGCACATGGCAGAAGGCATGACGCCACTCCACAGCTGA
- the queG gene encoding tRNA epoxyqueuosine(34) reductase QueG, with the protein MSQQPSTDYQALAEQIRHWGAELGFQQVGFADTDLTLAEQHLHQWLDRGMHGSMTYMASHGVKRSRPAELVPGTLRIISVRMDYLPPDDDPRAALADPQRAFISRYALGRDYHKLMRNRLQKLANRIETAVGPFGYRAFVDSAPVLERALAEKAGLGWIGKHSNMVNRQAGSWFFLGELYTTLPLPTDRPEADHCGRCSACIDICPTQAIVAPYQVDARRCISYLTIELDGPIPEPLRPLMGNRIYGCDDCLMACPWNRFAKATKEADFHPRNGLDSATLCALFAWEEETFLKRLEGSPIRRIGHQRWLRNIAVALGNGETTAETLEALNSRRNDPSELVREHVQWALAQHLD; encoded by the coding sequence ATGTCACAGCAACCATCGACAGATTATCAGGCCCTGGCCGAGCAGATCCGGCACTGGGGTGCCGAACTCGGTTTCCAGCAGGTCGGCTTTGCCGATACCGACCTGACCCTGGCCGAGCAGCACCTGCACCAGTGGCTGGATCGCGGCATGCACGGCAGCATGACCTACATGGCCAGCCATGGGGTGAAGCGTTCCCGTCCGGCCGAGTTGGTGCCGGGCACTCTGCGCATCATCTCGGTACGCATGGACTACCTGCCACCCGACGATGATCCCCGGGCAGCCCTCGCTGATCCCCAACGTGCCTTTATCTCCCGCTACGCCCTGGGCCGGGACTATCACAAGCTAATGCGGAATCGACTGCAGAAACTGGCCAACCGGATTGAAACCGCTGTCGGCCCGTTTGGCTACCGCGCCTTCGTCGATTCCGCACCGGTGCTGGAGCGAGCCCTGGCCGAGAAGGCGGGACTGGGCTGGATCGGGAAACATAGCAACATGGTCAATCGGCAGGCCGGCTCCTGGTTTTTTCTGGGCGAACTCTACACCACTTTGCCACTTCCGACAGACCGGCCGGAGGCGGATCACTGCGGTCGTTGCAGCGCCTGTATCGACATCTGTCCCACCCAGGCCATTGTCGCACCCTATCAGGTGGATGCCCGGCGCTGCATCTCCTACCTGACCATCGAGCTGGATGGCCCCATACCGGAGCCGCTGCGCCCGCTGATGGGCAACCGTATCTATGGCTGTGACGACTGCCTGATGGCCTGCCCCTGGAACCGTTTCGCCAAGGCGACAAAGGAGGCCGACTTCCACCCCCGCAACGGTCTGGACAGCGCCACCCTGTGTGCCCTGTTTGCCTGGGAGGAAGAGACATTCCTGAAACGCCTGGAGGGATCCCCCATCCGCCGCATCGGCCATCAGCGCTGGTTACGGAATATTGCCGTTGCCCTGGGCAATGGGGAGACCACAGCGGAGACACTGGAGGCGCTTAACAGCCGCCGCAATGACCCATCGGAACTGGTTCGGGAACATGTCCAATGGGCGCTTGCACAGCATCTGGATTGA
- a CDS encoding M48 family metallopeptidase, whose amino-acid sequence MQLFTLLFIAAVAIGLFLELWLMQRQLRHVAAHRNQVPSAFAAQVTLPEHQKAADYTRAKLDIGQISLFIGTGLLLVWTLGGGIDFLNRQWQLLSGDPLWSGIGLIFSVSLISALVELPLGVWNTFVVEARFGFNRTTPRRFLGDLLLQLLLALLLGTPLLWVILWLMERAGDNWWLAAWAVWMGFMLLMLWIYPTLIAPVFNKFTPLEEGPLKQRIQGLLERCGFTSNGIFIMDGSKRSGHGNAYFTGFGKNKRIVFYDTLANSLEGSEMEAVLAHELGHFKRRHVFKQLLLSTLLSLLGFALLGWLAGQSWFYHSLGVNAQSNALALLLFMLTLPVFTQFLQPVMAILSRKHEFEADDFAVQQTGAEPMIRALVKLYRENANTLTPDPLYSAFHDSHPPAPVRVAHLSAKIESVPTTEEITE is encoded by the coding sequence ATGCAACTATTTACCCTTTTATTCATTGCCGCTGTCGCTATTGGACTGTTCCTGGAACTCTGGTTGATGCAGCGTCAGCTGCGGCACGTGGCCGCCCACCGGAACCAGGTGCCATCGGCCTTTGCCGCCCAGGTAACGTTGCCAGAGCACCAGAAGGCCGCCGACTACACCCGTGCAAAACTGGATATCGGTCAGATCAGCCTGTTTATCGGTACCGGCCTGCTGCTGGTCTGGACCCTGGGTGGAGGGATCGACTTCCTTAACCGGCAGTGGCAGCTGTTGTCGGGCGATCCGCTCTGGAGCGGCATCGGCCTGATCTTTTCCGTCTCCCTCATCTCCGCCCTGGTGGAACTGCCGCTAGGTGTCTGGAACACCTTCGTGGTGGAAGCGCGTTTCGGCTTCAATCGCACCACGCCACGCCGTTTCCTGGGCGACCTGCTACTGCAGTTGTTACTGGCGCTGCTGCTGGGCACCCCCCTGCTGTGGGTAATCCTGTGGCTGATGGAGCGTGCGGGTGACAACTGGTGGCTGGCCGCCTGGGCGGTCTGGATGGGTTTCATGCTGCTGATGTTGTGGATCTATCCCACCCTGATCGCGCCCGTATTCAATAAGTTCACCCCCCTGGAAGAGGGGCCGCTGAAACAGCGCATCCAGGGCCTGCTGGAGCGCTGTGGCTTCACCAGTAATGGCATCTTCATCATGGATGGTTCAAAGCGCTCCGGGCACGGTAACGCCTACTTTACCGGTTTCGGTAAAAACAAGCGTATCGTTTTTTACGATACGCTGGCGAATAGCCTGGAAGGGAGCGAGATGGAGGCGGTGCTGGCCCACGAACTGGGGCATTTCAAACGTCGCCATGTGTTCAAACAGCTGCTGCTTTCCACTCTCCTGTCGCTGCTGGGCTTTGCCCTGCTCGGCTGGCTGGCCGGACAGAGCTGGTTCTACCACTCACTGGGGGTAAATGCCCAGAGCAACGCACTGGCACTGCTGCTGTTTATGCTCACGCTGCCCGTATTCACCCAATTCCTGCAACCGGTGATGGCGATCCTGTCGCGGAAACACGAATTCGAAGCCGATGATTTCGCCGTGCAGCAGACCGGGGCTGAGCCGATGATCCGTGCGCTGGTCAAGCTCTACCGGGAAAATGCCAATACCCTGACCCCAGACCCGCTCTATTCGGCATTCCATGACAGTCATCCACCGGCACCGGTACGGGTCGCACATTTATCGGCTAAAATAGAGTCTGTCCCAACTACGGAAGAGATCACTGAATGA
- the gorA gene encoding glutathione-disulfide reductase: MAKTYDLIAIGGGSGGLSAAERAAKYGARTAVVEAGKLGGTCVNVGCVPKKIMWYGASIAHTLHDASAYGFSLRQEGFDWSQLVAERNRYVANINTWYHTYLSDSNIDEISGYARFVDNHTLEVNGERYRAKHIVIAPGSYPVVPDIQGAELGITSDGFFALAEQPKRVAVVGSGYIAVELAGMLNAVGSEVTMFLRSEHLLRRFDDMLRESLMEEMLNDGVNIISSSSIDRVERADDGTLSLFCAKSGQVQSGFDQLIWAIGRNPSSGDLGLENTDVVCDAAGYIGVDAFQNTAVPGIYALGDVTNAPQLTPVAIAAARRLSDRLFGGMEDRHLDYSLVPSVVFSHPPIATVGLTEAEARASHGEAVKVYQTRFTPMYHAFTERQSKVAMKLVCVGAQEKVVGCHIIGFGADEMLQGFAVAIRMGATKQDFDDTIAIHPTGAEELVTMR, from the coding sequence ATGGCCAAAACCTATGATCTGATCGCCATTGGTGGCGGAAGCGGCGGGCTCTCAGCCGCTGAACGGGCGGCAAAATATGGTGCCCGCACAGCGGTGGTGGAAGCGGGAAAGCTGGGCGGGACCTGTGTCAACGTGGGCTGCGTGCCGAAGAAGATCATGTGGTATGGCGCCTCTATCGCCCACACCCTGCACGACGCTTCGGCGTACGGTTTCTCCCTCAGACAGGAGGGCTTTGACTGGTCCCAGTTGGTCGCGGAGCGGAACCGTTACGTGGCCAATATCAACACCTGGTATCACACCTACCTGTCCGATTCCAATATTGACGAGATCAGTGGTTATGCCCGCTTTGTGGATAATCACACCCTGGAAGTTAACGGCGAACGCTACCGGGCGAAGCATATTGTCATCGCACCAGGCTCCTATCCGGTCGTGCCCGATATCCAGGGCGCCGAGTTGGGTATCACCTCGGATGGATTTTTCGCCCTGGCTGAACAGCCCAAGCGGGTGGCGGTGGTTGGCAGTGGTTATATCGCCGTGGAACTGGCGGGCATGCTCAATGCGGTCGGCAGCGAAGTGACTATGTTCCTGCGCAGTGAACATCTGCTGCGGCGCTTTGATGACATGTTGCGTGAAAGCCTGATGGAGGAGATGCTGAATGATGGGGTCAATATCATCTCCTCATCCAGTATCGACCGGGTGGAGCGGGCAGATGACGGGACCCTGAGTCTGTTCTGTGCCAAAAGTGGCCAGGTACAGAGCGGTTTTGACCAGCTCATCTGGGCGATCGGTCGCAACCCTTCGTCCGGGGATCTGGGGCTGGAGAATACCGACGTGGTCTGTGATGCTGCCGGATATATCGGTGTGGATGCCTTTCAGAATACCGCCGTGCCCGGGATCTATGCCCTGGGTGACGTGACCAATGCGCCGCAACTGACGCCGGTGGCCATCGCGGCAGCGCGACGGCTTTCAGATCGCCTGTTTGGCGGCATGGAGGATCGCCATCTGGATTACTCACTGGTACCCAGTGTGGTCTTCTCCCATCCGCCGATAGCCACCGTCGGTCTGACTGAGGCGGAGGCGCGGGCCTCCCATGGCGAGGCGGTTAAGGTCTACCAGACCCGTTTTACACCGATGTATCACGCCTTTACCGAGCGCCAGAGCAAGGTGGCGATGAAACTGGTCTGTGTCGGTGCACAGGAGAAGGTGGTGGGTTGCCACATCATCGGTTTCGGGGCGGATGAGATGCTGCAGGGCTTCGCCGTGGCGATTCGCATGGGTGCCACCAAGCAGGACTTCGACGATACCATCGCCATTCACCCCACCGGTGCGGAAGAGCTGGTCACCATGCGCTGA
- the orn gene encoding oligoribonuclease — translation MAQESTNLIWIDLEMTGLDPENDRIIEIATIVTDGDLNVLAEGPMIAIHQAPEVMAAMDEWNTNQHGKSGLTERVLASEVSEAQAEQETLAFLRQYVPQGVSPICGNSICQDRRFLARYMPELEAYFHYRNLDVSTLKELAKRWAPAIAKGVVKSGRHLAMDDIVDSINELRHYRDHFLRLPEEPA, via the coding sequence ATGGCGCAGGAATCAACCAACCTGATCTGGATCGATCTGGAAATGACCGGCCTCGATCCGGAAAATGATCGCATTATTGAGATCGCCACCATCGTTACCGATGGTGATCTGAATGTGCTGGCCGAGGGGCCGATGATCGCCATCCATCAGGCTCCCGAGGTGATGGCGGCGATGGATGAGTGGAATACCAACCAGCATGGTAAATCGGGCCTCACTGAACGGGTACTGGCCAGTGAAGTGAGCGAAGCGCAGGCGGAGCAGGAGACCCTGGCCTTTCTACGTCAGTACGTGCCCCAGGGTGTATCGCCGATCTGTGGCAACAGCATCTGTCAGGATCGTCGGTTTCTGGCTCGCTACATGCCGGAGCTGGAGGCCTATTTCCATTACCGGAACCTGGACGTGAGCACACTCAAGGAGCTGGCCAAACGGTGGGCACCGGCTATCGCGAAAGGGGTGGTGAAGAGTGGTCGGCATCTGGCGATGGATGACATCGTGGATTCGATCAACGAGCTACGACACTATCGCGACCACTTCCTGCGCCTGCCGGAAGAGCCGGCCTAA
- a CDS encoding DUF2333 family protein produces the protein MKNFLTTLIAKFSQLIRRISWLYHPQTLREKGLIWSSGLATVTLIIILYGLSVYWSLEPDSFDIEENTRQELSGADSVTGAHTTAALIRVMETLLEKPGGYLSNDIMPPSVLLDNIPNWEFGALVQSRDLARALRNDISRSQSQSTENKDLSVAEPQFNFSNDSWILPSTEGEYRKGIQALRRYLAGLAKNDAQNTQFYARADNLRVWLSVVEKRLGSLSQRLSASVGQERINTDLAGDPDAAQSTQGMSQLEVHTPWLEIDDVFYEARGSTWALVHFLRAVELDFREILMKKNALVSLRQIIRELEATQQPVMSPMVLNGGGFGIVTNYSLVMASYISRANAAVIDLRNLMSEG, from the coding sequence GTGAAGAATTTTCTTACCACCCTGATAGCTAAATTCAGTCAGCTGATTCGTCGCATCTCCTGGCTCTACCATCCGCAGACACTGCGGGAAAAAGGCCTGATCTGGTCCAGCGGGCTGGCGACCGTGACTCTCATCATCATCCTGTACGGTCTGAGTGTCTACTGGAGCCTGGAACCCGACTCGTTCGATATCGAGGAGAACACCCGCCAGGAGCTGTCCGGGGCCGACAGCGTGACCGGTGCGCACACCACGGCGGCACTGATCCGGGTGATGGAGACCCTGCTGGAGAAACCCGGCGGCTACCTGAGCAATGACATCATGCCCCCCAGCGTGCTGCTGGATAACATCCCCAACTGGGAATTCGGCGCCCTGGTACAATCCAGGGATCTGGCCCGTGCCCTGCGTAACGACATCAGCCGCTCCCAGTCCCAGTCAACCGAGAACAAAGACCTGTCGGTGGCCGAACCCCAGTTCAATTTCAGCAATGACTCCTGGATCCTCCCCTCCACTGAAGGCGAATACAGGAAAGGCATACAGGCACTGCGCCGCTATCTTGCCGGGTTGGCGAAAAACGATGCCCAGAATACCCAGTTCTACGCCCGGGCGGACAACCTGAGAGTCTGGCTGTCGGTGGTAGAAAAACGGCTCGGCAGCCTCTCCCAGCGTCTCAGCGCCAGTGTGGGCCAGGAGCGGATCAATACCGATCTGGCCGGTGACCCGGACGCAGCCCAATCCACTCAGGGAATGAGCCAGTTGGAAGTCCACACCCCCTGGCTGGAGATCGACGATGTCTTTTACGAGGCCAGGGGCTCCACCTGGGCGCTGGTCCATTTCCTGCGCGCGGTGGAACTGGATTTCCGCGAGATTCTGATGAAAAAGAATGCCCTGGTCAGCCTGCGCCAGATCATTCGGGAACTGGAAGCAACCCAGCAGCCGGTAATGAGCCCGATGGTGCTGAACGGTGGCGGATTCGGCATCGTCACCAACTACTCCCTGGTGATGGCGTCGTATATCTCCCGGGCGAATGCAGCCGTGATCGACCTGCGTAATCTGATGAGTGAGGGATGA
- a CDS encoding putative metalloprotease CJM1_0395 family protein — protein MEIHSITPAYRYTAPASGGPGTDRTQGNSLITAPEPASATRPSDRTDSPTETDSADYQALRALQQRDREVRAHEQAHLSAAGRFAVSGANFDFQRGPDGRLYAVGGDVRIDASPVPGDPQATLEKAEALHRAALAPSEPSAQDRRVAAQASRMAAAARAEIQQAARENLATTGPADETGTTRLENRLASSGAVSLKSESIEELDLLI, from the coding sequence ATGGAGATACATTCAATCACCCCCGCATACCGCTACACAGCTCCCGCCTCGGGCGGGCCGGGGACAGACCGTACCCAAGGGAACAGTCTGATCACGGCACCTGAGCCGGCGTCAGCCACCAGACCGAGCGACAGGACGGACAGCCCCACTGAAACGGACAGTGCCGATTATCAGGCTCTGCGGGCTCTGCAGCAGCGGGATCGGGAAGTGCGCGCCCATGAGCAGGCCCATCTCAGTGCAGCGGGACGCTTCGCCGTCAGCGGTGCCAACTTTGATTTCCAGCGGGGGCCGGATGGCCGGCTCTACGCCGTGGGTGGAGATGTGCGGATCGACGCCAGCCCGGTCCCGGGCGATCCCCAGGCCACACTGGAGAAGGCCGAGGCGCTGCACCGGGCCGCGCTGGCTCCCAGCGAGCCTTCCGCCCAGGACAGGCGCGTAGCGGCACAGGCGAGCCGAATGGCGGCAGCGGCCAGAGCGGAGATACAGCAGGCCGCCCGGGAGAACCTGGCAACGACCGGTCCGGCCGATGAAACCGGCACCACCCGCCTGGAGAATCGACTGGCCAGCAGTGGCGCGGTGTCGCTCAAATCGGAATCCATCGAGGAACTCGACCTGCTGATCTGA